The Sphingomicrobium sp. genome has a window encoding:
- the pth gene encoding aminoacyl-tRNA hydrolase — protein MQIWAGLGNPGAQYALHRHNVGFMAADIIAEVHGFGPWQKKFRSVIAEGRIGRNRIMLLKPQTFMNDSGDAVQQALGFYKLDLGALTVFHDELDLAPFKVKVRVGGGLAGHNGLRSINAAFGPDFRRVRIGIGHPGPGLKHLVTPHVLGNYAKSEMEPLSDMLAAIAAEAEWLADGDDARFMSEVALRMQS, from the coding sequence ATGCAGATCTGGGCCGGTCTCGGCAATCCTGGCGCTCAATATGCGCTGCACCGGCACAATGTCGGCTTCATGGCCGCCGACATCATCGCCGAGGTGCACGGCTTCGGGCCGTGGCAGAAGAAGTTTAGAAGCGTCATCGCGGAAGGACGGATCGGACGAAACCGCATCATGCTGCTCAAGCCGCAGACGTTCATGAACGACAGCGGCGATGCGGTTCAGCAGGCGCTTGGCTTCTACAAGCTCGATCTTGGTGCATTGACCGTCTTTCACGACGAACTCGACCTCGCGCCTTTCAAGGTCAAGGTAAGGGTCGGCGGCGGGCTCGCCGGTCACAACGGTCTGCGATCGATCAATGCGGCGTTTGGACCGGATTTCCGCAGGGTGCGGATCGGCATCGGCCATCCCGGTCCTGGATTGAAGCACCTCGTGACGCCGCACGTGCTCGGCAATTATGCCAAGTCCGAAATGGAGCCGCTGTCGGACATGCTCGCCGCGATCGCCGCCGAAGCAGAGTGGCTGGCCGACGGCGACGACGCGCGGTTCATGAGCGAAGTCGCGCTTCGGATGCAAAGCTGA
- a CDS encoding phosphatase PAP2 family protein — translation MTSERNLSWTHVGAIVVLAALWLSMLLLGTGSVDQTIYRAMYVGGDPVLVGIARFFTELGEPTFLIAAGVACWLWLWYAGRARLGLVLLAIALLGRGLSQIQKYWFGRPRPDLNEHLVLVKTQSFPSGHANSSMIFFLTLALALAGGTKWARPAAVAAILTSLCVGTSRVMLGVHWPSDVIGGWSFGLLWVLLTLRPAERLFAGPRVSAPKR, via the coding sequence ATGACTAGCGAACGCAACCTGAGCTGGACCCACGTAGGCGCGATCGTCGTCCTCGCGGCGCTATGGCTCAGCATGCTGCTCCTCGGCACGGGCTCGGTCGACCAGACGATCTACCGCGCAATGTATGTCGGCGGCGATCCGGTGCTGGTCGGCATCGCCAGGTTCTTCACCGAACTCGGCGAGCCGACGTTCCTGATCGCCGCCGGCGTCGCGTGCTGGCTCTGGCTCTGGTATGCCGGACGCGCGCGGCTCGGCCTCGTGCTGCTCGCAATCGCGCTGCTCGGGCGCGGGCTCAGCCAGATACAGAAATATTGGTTCGGGCGACCGCGTCCCGACCTCAACGAACATCTGGTCCTGGTGAAGACGCAGTCTTTCCCGAGCGGCCACGCGAACAGTTCGATGATCTTCTTCCTGACCCTGGCGCTGGCGCTTGCGGGCGGCACGAAATGGGCGAGGCCGGCGGCAGTCGCAGCAATCCTCACTTCGCTGTGCGTCGGGACCAGTCGAGTGATGCTCGGCGTCCATTGGCCGAGCGATGTGATCGGCGGCTGGTCCTTCGGCTTGCTCTGGGTCCTGCTGACCCTTCGCCCCGCCGAGCGCCTGTTTGCCGGGCCGCGGGTTAGCGCCCCTAAACGTTGA
- the ychF gene encoding redox-regulated ATPase YchF, translated as MGFRCGIVGLPNVGKSTLFNALTETAAAQAANYPFCTIEPNVGRVAVPDPRLDKIAEIAKSAQEIETQIEFVDIAGLVRGASQGEGLGNQFLANIREVDAIVHVLRCFEEGDVTHVEGRVDPIADAETVETELMLADLESLERRVPNLAKKAQQGDKEAKIEASVLGQALELLRASKPARLTQPKDVEEEKALKRAQLLTAKPVLYVCNVDEGDAATGNALSEKVATKAAAEDAVSVVVSAAIEAEIATLPADERDAFLADLGLEETGLSRIIRAGYELLGLITFFTAGPKEARAWTVRKGAKAPEAAGEIHSDFERGFIRAETIGFQDFVACGGEAGAKDAGKMRAEGKEYVVQDGDVLLFRFNV; from the coding sequence ATGGGCTTCCGCTGCGGCATCGTCGGCCTGCCGAACGTCGGCAAATCTACGCTTTTCAACGCCTTGACCGAAACGGCCGCGGCGCAGGCCGCCAACTATCCGTTCTGCACGATCGAGCCGAACGTCGGCCGCGTTGCCGTGCCTGACCCCCGGCTCGACAAGATCGCCGAGATCGCCAAGTCGGCGCAGGAAATCGAAACGCAGATCGAGTTCGTCGACATTGCCGGCCTGGTTCGGGGCGCCAGCCAGGGCGAAGGCTTGGGCAACCAGTTCCTCGCCAATATCCGCGAGGTGGACGCGATCGTCCATGTCCTGCGCTGCTTCGAAGAAGGCGATGTCACCCATGTGGAGGGCCGGGTCGACCCCATCGCCGACGCGGAGACTGTCGAAACAGAGCTGATGCTCGCTGACCTGGAAAGCCTTGAGCGGCGCGTGCCGAACCTCGCGAAGAAGGCTCAGCAGGGCGACAAGGAAGCGAAGATCGAAGCGTCGGTGCTCGGCCAGGCGCTCGAGTTGCTGCGGGCGTCAAAGCCAGCGCGGCTAACCCAGCCAAAGGACGTCGAAGAGGAAAAGGCGCTAAAGCGCGCGCAGCTCCTGACCGCCAAGCCGGTGCTTTACGTGTGCAACGTCGACGAGGGTGACGCAGCGACTGGCAATGCGCTGTCGGAGAAGGTCGCAACGAAAGCGGCTGCGGAAGACGCCGTCTCGGTGGTCGTCTCAGCGGCGATCGAGGCGGAGATCGCGACCTTGCCGGCGGACGAGCGGGATGCCTTCCTCGCCGACCTCGGGCTTGAGGAAACCGGTCTCTCGCGCATCATCCGCGCCGGTTACGAGCTGCTCGGCTTGATCACCTTCTTCACGGCCGGACCCAAGGAAGCGCGGGCCTGGACCGTTCGCAAGGGCGCCAAGGCACCTGAAGCGGCGGGCGAGATCCACAGCGACTTCGAGCGCGGCTTCATCCGCGCCGAGACGATCGGGTTCCAAGATTTCGTTGCCTGCGGTGGCGAAGCAGGCGCCAAGGACGCCGGCAAGATGCGCGCGGAAGGCAAGGAATATGTGGTGCAGGACGGCGACGTCCTGCTGTTCCGCTTCAACGTTTAG
- a CDS encoding TIGR02466 family protein encodes MAVRSVFPTQLYEADLELGPLLDELAHSIRSLAEDDQAGRRWSKDHAYRGYTSYSSLDDLPRRDPAFAELAKLLTRHARLFAAELAWEVKPKLDSLWVNLLKGGGHHSAHIHPHSILSGTLYVEVPRGSGAIRFEDPRLPLMMAAPQRADTFVIVEPRAGLLLLWESWLRHEVLPGTAKGERLSISFNFA; translated from the coding sequence ATGGCCGTCCGCTCGGTGTTTCCGACGCAGCTGTACGAGGCGGATCTCGAACTTGGCCCGCTCCTCGATGAGCTTGCGCATTCGATCCGCAGCCTTGCCGAGGACGATCAAGCGGGCCGCCGCTGGTCCAAGGATCACGCTTACCGCGGCTACACCAGTTACTCTTCGCTCGACGACCTCCCCCGCCGCGACCCCGCGTTCGCCGAGCTGGCGAAGCTCCTCACTCGCCACGCCCGCTTGTTCGCGGCTGAGCTTGCATGGGAGGTGAAGCCGAAGCTGGACAGCCTGTGGGTCAACCTCTTGAAGGGCGGCGGGCACCATAGCGCTCATATCCACCCGCACAGCATCCTATCAGGCACGCTTTATGTCGAAGTGCCGCGGGGGTCTGGAGCCATCCGCTTCGAAGATCCCCGGCTGCCGCTGATGATGGCGGCGCCGCAACGCGCCGACACCTTCGTCATCGTCGAGCCTCGGGCCGGGCTGCTGCTGCTGTGGGAAAGCTGGCTTCGTCACGAGGTTCTCCCCGGCACCGCCAAGGGCGAACGGTTGAGCATTTCGTTCAACTTCGCCTAA
- a CDS encoding MaoC family dehydratase has product MIYFEDLDVGAETYFGSYDVTREEVIDFARKYDPQPFHLSDEAAAKTHFGRLAASGWHTTAMTMAVIARHVIDSKQAGLGSPGIDELRWKKPVFPGDKLHVHSTIVDKRPSTSRPEMGSFRSKTVVTNQDGVEVMTYTSIVLIARRPAAA; this is encoded by the coding sequence ATGATCTATTTCGAAGACCTCGACGTGGGAGCCGAAACTTATTTCGGCTCCTACGACGTCACGCGCGAGGAAGTGATCGACTTCGCCCGAAAGTACGATCCTCAACCGTTCCACTTATCCGACGAGGCGGCCGCAAAAACCCACTTCGGCCGGCTTGCCGCCAGCGGCTGGCATACGACCGCGATGACGATGGCTGTCATCGCTCGCCATGTGATCGACAGCAAGCAGGCAGGGCTCGGCTCTCCGGGCATCGACGAGCTGCGCTGGAAAAAGCCGGTGTTCCCCGGCGATAAGCTGCACGTACATAGCACGATCGTCGACAAGCGTCCGTCCACGAGCCGCCCGGAAATGGGCTCCTTCCGGTCCAAGACCGTCGTCACCAACCAGGACGGTGTCGAGGTGATGACCTACACGTCGATCGTACTGATCGCTCGGCGGCCGGCAGCCGCATGA
- a CDS encoding M20/M25/M40 family metallo-hydrolase, translated as MARVIDEGMNRSQVMLTAHELMDGIGPRLTKSTNMTRAENWAIAKFQRYGLTNVHREPFDFGRGWDLIGSSVRMVSPRAIELTAIPVAWTPPTNGAVTAPIVVAPMNKREQFAAYRGKLAGKIVLTSLPGEGSEPKEAPFKRLSGEEIGKLDQYEQPKYDPDSAANIRKQVQFARDLDAFLASEGAVARAKIAYRDGKLVSGEGYNHQVGATDKVPTVEIAAEDYRRLARLARTGQAPVLEIRIDARFLDGDTMANNIIADIPGADPKAGYVMAGAHFDSWIAGDGAADNGAGSVVVMEAARILRQLGVRPKRTIRFALWSGEEQGLFGSINYVQNHIARRPVTMGQVGFVNYIAGKDAYPMTPLPGYSDLKAYFNMDNGSGKLRGVYAEGNAAAVPLLREWLSPFNSMGASAVVAGPTRGTDHEFFTYAGLPGFQFIQDPLDYESRVHHSSIDTVDHLKAADLRQASVVLAGMLLQAANSDRELPRMPLPGQPVPTDPFKYEYPDPK; from the coding sequence ATGGCACGGGTCATCGACGAAGGCATGAACCGCAGCCAGGTGATGCTGACCGCCCATGAGTTGATGGACGGCATCGGCCCGCGCCTGACCAAGTCCACCAACATGACGCGCGCGGAAAATTGGGCGATCGCCAAGTTCCAGCGCTACGGGCTCACCAACGTCCATCGCGAGCCGTTCGACTTCGGCCGCGGCTGGGACCTCATCGGCTCCAGCGTGCGGATGGTCTCGCCGCGCGCCATCGAGCTGACCGCCATTCCCGTCGCCTGGACCCCGCCGACCAACGGCGCAGTCACCGCGCCGATCGTGGTCGCGCCGATGAACAAAAGGGAGCAGTTCGCGGCATATCGCGGGAAGCTCGCGGGCAAGATCGTCCTGACCAGCCTGCCGGGCGAGGGCAGCGAGCCCAAGGAAGCGCCGTTCAAGCGCTTGTCCGGCGAGGAAATCGGCAAGCTCGACCAATATGAGCAGCCGAAGTACGACCCCGACAGCGCCGCGAACATCCGCAAGCAGGTGCAGTTCGCCCGCGATCTCGACGCCTTTCTTGCAAGCGAGGGCGCGGTTGCGCGGGCGAAGATCGCCTATCGCGACGGCAAGCTGGTGTCGGGCGAAGGCTACAACCACCAGGTCGGGGCAACGGACAAGGTGCCGACGGTTGAGATCGCGGCCGAGGATTATCGCCGATTGGCTCGGCTCGCCAGGACCGGCCAGGCGCCGGTCCTAGAGATCCGCATCGACGCTCGGTTCCTGGACGGCGACACGATGGCCAACAACATCATCGCCGACATTCCAGGGGCCGATCCCAAGGCCGGTTACGTCATGGCTGGTGCTCACTTCGACAGTTGGATCGCGGGTGACGGCGCGGCCGACAATGGCGCCGGCAGCGTCGTCGTCATGGAAGCGGCGCGCATCCTTCGGCAACTTGGTGTCCGGCCGAAGCGGACGATCCGCTTCGCCCTCTGGTCTGGAGAGGAACAGGGCCTGTTCGGCTCGATCAACTATGTCCAGAATCACATCGCCAGACGCCCCGTTACGATGGGACAGGTCGGCTTCGTCAATTACATCGCCGGCAAGGATGCCTATCCGATGACGCCGCTGCCGGGCTATTCGGATCTGAAGGCCTATTTCAACATGGACAATGGCTCGGGCAAGCTGCGCGGCGTCTATGCGGAAGGCAATGCCGCCGCGGTTCCCCTGCTCCGTGAATGGCTGTCGCCGTTCAACAGCATGGGCGCGAGCGCGGTCGTGGCCGGGCCAACCCGCGGCACCGACCATGAGTTCTTCACTTATGCCGGGCTGCCGGGCTTCCAGTTCATCCAGGATCCGCTGGATTACGAAAGCCGCGTCCATCACTCGAGCATCGACACCGTCGACCATCTGAAGGCCGCGGACCTGCGCCAGGCTTCGGTGGTGCTTGCCGGGATGCTGCTCCAGGCGGCGAACAGCGACAGGGAGCTGCCGCGCATGCCGCTGCCGGGTCAACCCGTGCCGACGGATCCGTTCAAGTACGAATATCCCGATCCCAAGTAA
- a CDS encoding TraB/GumN family protein has product MVNLFVAAALAAASPVMPDAPAAQPAMFKIEDSDTTIYLFGTFHALDGDARWFDERVRAAFDQSDQLVLETLLPEPGEPPQLFNRPLRAPSVTPSASVLATTRMAINAGRSQGMRIDQGADMVLRHVAEAAGKPVEGLETLEFQLNMFNKMRVASPAKAARAAPPAAARSSDTLSRTMGEMQAAWKRGDQAVFVHMLDQLRAGSPSTYKMMFTERNARWADWVAARMRSPGVVFVAVGTGHLAGADSLLVRLAEKGIESRRVN; this is encoded by the coding sequence ATGGTCAATCTGTTCGTCGCTGCCGCGCTAGCCGCCGCATCACCGGTCATGCCGGATGCGCCTGCGGCGCAGCCAGCCATGTTCAAGATCGAAGACAGCGACACCACGATCTATTTGTTCGGCACATTCCACGCGCTTGATGGCGATGCGCGGTGGTTCGACGAGCGCGTGCGCGCAGCGTTCGACCAGTCCGATCAACTCGTGCTTGAAACACTGCTTCCCGAACCGGGCGAGCCGCCGCAACTGTTCAACCGACCGCTGCGCGCGCCGTCGGTGACACCGTCTGCATCGGTGCTGGCGACGACCAGAATGGCGATCAATGCTGGCCGCTCCCAGGGCATGCGCATAGACCAGGGCGCCGACATGGTGCTCCGTCACGTGGCCGAAGCTGCCGGCAAGCCCGTCGAGGGCCTGGAAACACTCGAGTTCCAGCTCAACATGTTCAACAAGATGCGCGTCGCGTCTCCGGCAAAAGCCGCAAGAGCCGCCCCTCCTGCTGCGGCACGCTCCTCGGATACGCTGTCGCGAACGATGGGCGAGATGCAGGCCGCGTGGAAGCGCGGGGACCAGGCCGTGTTCGTCCATATGCTCGACCAGCTGCGCGCCGGGTCGCCCAGCACCTACAAGATGATGTTCACCGAGCGGAACGCCCGCTGGGCGGACTGGGTCGCGGCCCGCATGCGCTCGCCGGGCGTGGTCTTCGTTGCTGTCGGCACCGGGCACCTCGCGGGGGCGGACAGCCTTCTGGTTCGGCTTGCCGAGAAAGGCATCGAGTCGAGGCGGGTGAACTGA
- a CDS encoding sulfotransferase, with protein sequence MNAASSAAPALNLASALADCRQLLPDRPERAAEKAREVLAGAPECAEAYRLLGTALRLLGDDDGATEAELSAISASVRDPELISAASALVDNDLPLAESILRPVLKRRPTDVAAIRMMAELAARIGRLGDAENLLRRALELAPAFTAARANLATVLYKQQRPAEALEELDRITAQGESDLAHSSLRAAAVGRLGGHEEAIALYRQVLERHPGDPRIWMSVGHNLRTLGRVDEAIAAYRKGAELRPEFGEIWWSLANLKTFRFSDREVDAMRQALAHEGLTPENEVHLNFALGKAMEDRAQWAKSFAHYETANRERRTALDYDPGEIERQVDRSISVLTPEFFAERKGFGCPSPDPIFIVGLPRAGSTLVEQILSSHPKVEGTTEHPDIPMISRRLAGAEGEKGTRRYPAFLESLTADQCRALGEEYLQRIAPQRVTDRPFFIDKLPNNWAFLGLIKLILPNAKIVDARRHPLACGFSNFKQHFARGQPFTYDLSDIGNYYRQYVRMMRHIDEVLPGWVTRIVNEDLVADPEGEIRRLVASLGLEWDDACLAHHETRRPIRTPSAEQVRQPINASGTEQWRHYEPWLGPLADALGDTVADWRR encoded by the coding sequence ATGAACGCAGCTTCGAGCGCCGCGCCTGCACTGAACCTCGCTTCTGCCCTCGCGGACTGCCGGCAATTGCTCCCGGACCGGCCGGAGCGGGCGGCGGAGAAGGCGCGTGAGGTCCTCGCCGGAGCGCCCGAATGCGCTGAAGCTTACCGGCTGCTCGGCACCGCGCTTCGCCTCTTGGGCGATGATGACGGCGCAACCGAGGCGGAGCTTTCGGCGATCAGCGCGTCCGTTCGAGACCCAGAGCTGATCTCGGCAGCGTCCGCACTCGTCGACAACGACCTGCCGCTCGCGGAGAGCATCTTGCGGCCCGTGCTCAAGCGGCGTCCGACTGACGTTGCCGCGATCCGCATGATGGCCGAGCTAGCGGCGCGGATTGGGCGGCTTGGCGATGCCGAAAACCTGCTGCGCCGAGCTCTCGAGCTTGCGCCTGCCTTCACCGCCGCCCGCGCGAACCTTGCGACCGTCCTTTACAAGCAGCAGCGCCCCGCTGAAGCGCTCGAGGAACTCGACCGCATCACCGCCCAAGGCGAATCGGATCTGGCGCACTCCAGCTTGCGCGCAGCCGCCGTCGGGCGGCTCGGCGGTCACGAGGAAGCCATTGCGCTCTACCGGCAGGTGCTCGAACGGCACCCCGGTGACCCGCGCATCTGGATGAGCGTCGGTCACAATCTGCGCACTTTGGGGCGCGTCGACGAAGCGATCGCCGCTTATCGCAAGGGCGCCGAGTTGCGTCCCGAGTTCGGTGAAATCTGGTGGAGCCTCGCGAACCTCAAGACCTTCCGCTTTTCGGACCGCGAAGTCGACGCGATGAGGCAAGCACTCGCGCATGAAGGTTTGACCCCGGAGAACGAGGTTCACCTGAACTTCGCGCTAGGCAAAGCGATGGAGGACCGCGCGCAGTGGGCGAAAAGCTTCGCGCATTATGAAACGGCGAACCGCGAGCGGCGCACTGCACTCGATTACGATCCGGGTGAGATCGAGCGGCAGGTCGATCGGTCGATCTCCGTGCTGACACCTGAATTCTTTGCGGAGCGAAAGGGTTTCGGCTGCCCCTCGCCCGACCCCATCTTCATCGTCGGCCTGCCGCGCGCAGGATCGACCCTGGTGGAGCAGATCCTTTCTTCCCACCCCAAGGTCGAGGGCACGACCGAACATCCGGATATTCCGATGATTTCGCGCCGCCTTGCCGGCGCGGAGGGCGAGAAGGGCACGCGCCGTTATCCGGCTTTCCTTGAGAGCCTGACCGCGGACCAATGCCGGGCACTCGGCGAGGAATATCTGCAGCGCATCGCGCCGCAGCGCGTCACCGACCGGCCGTTCTTTATCGACAAGCTGCCGAACAATTGGGCTTTTCTCGGACTTATCAAACTTATCCTGCCGAACGCGAAGATCGTCGATGCGCGGCGCCACCCGCTGGCCTGCGGCTTTTCGAATTTCAAACAGCATTTCGCGCGAGGCCAGCCGTTCACTTACGACCTCTCCGACATCGGAAACTACTACCGGCAATATGTCAGGATGATGCGCCACATCGACGAGGTTCTGCCCGGATGGGTGACGCGCATTGTCAACGAGGATCTGGTCGCTGATCCCGAGGGCGAAATCCGCCGGCTGGTCGCTTCGCTGGGCCTGGAGTGGGACGATGCGTGCCTTGCGCATCACGAAACCCGCCGTCCGATCCGCACCCCAAGCGCCGAGCAGGTCCGCCAGCCGATCAACGCTTCCGGAACCGAGCAGTGGCGGCATTACGAGCCCTGGCTCGGGCCGCTCGCCGACGCCCTCGGCGACACTGTTGCAGATTGGCGTCGCTAG
- a CDS encoding TonB-dependent receptor, giving the protein MRATSHITSRAAFVATLLASSMLAAPTAALAQDASASQPTSPTPADPANRSSAVPVDQQEIVVTATKRAENLQNVPAAITAITTKTLEDLHVNQFEDYARLVPSLSVKGGGGGGGNAGPSTNTVYFRGVASGENANHSTSLPSVGTYLDEQPITTISGALNVHVFDMARIEALAGPQGTLYGASSQAGTIRLITNKPDLSGTYGQANLEVNHVAHGGFGYLGEGFINTPLTSNMALRVVGWHRRDSGWIDNVLGEMVFPTAGITINNADLAEDDYNHSSTTGARAALKIDLDDQWTVTPSIMGQRQKSNGNFAEENIQGKYQTMQFNPESTRDKWVQAALTIEGKVGIFDMTYAGAYMKRRVDIEADYSDYSYFYDALYGSTLFDNAGNTIDPNQAVVSNHRYSKLSQELRFVSPADQRLRLVAGLFYQRQVDKIEENYVIDNIADEITVPGTESNIWLTRQNRIDRDYAAFGELSYDVMPTLTVTGGARYYKYNNTLFGFFGASENWLSTGIATCFGPAELSGTPCTNVDKGTKDSGFVHRLNVTWKPNDRLLTYATWSRGFRPGGINRRGSLPPYKPDFLTNYEIGAKYKLGGGAHFNVAGYREDWDDVQLSFLGQNGLTEVRNAGSARIWGVEADLLLRPAPGLTWSTGVSYNDAKITRDFCLIANADFNCALDVDLDGDGVPEENALLAPSGTRLPLTAKFKGSSQLRYEWQVAPQMKANVQGLITYEGKRTRDLRLFENSVFGNMPSYTQVDLSAGIDRGAWTADVYVKNLFDTRGQVSKAIQCLETTCGDPDNLTPLGGRIYTSYTRPRMIGLKVGRRF; this is encoded by the coding sequence ATGCGCGCGACTTCTCACATCACGTCACGAGCGGCTTTCGTGGCGACGCTCCTTGCCAGTTCGATGCTCGCCGCGCCGACCGCGGCACTCGCGCAGGACGCTTCCGCATCGCAGCCGACCTCGCCCACCCCGGCCGATCCTGCCAATCGATCGAGCGCGGTCCCGGTCGACCAGCAGGAAATCGTCGTCACGGCCACGAAGCGCGCAGAGAACCTTCAAAACGTCCCGGCGGCGATCACCGCAATTACGACGAAGACGCTCGAGGACCTGCACGTCAATCAGTTCGAAGATTATGCGCGGCTGGTCCCGTCACTCTCCGTCAAAGGTGGCGGCGGCGGCGGCGGCAATGCCGGCCCGAGCACCAACACCGTATACTTCCGCGGCGTCGCGTCGGGCGAGAATGCGAACCACAGCACCTCGCTGCCGAGCGTCGGCACCTATCTGGACGAACAGCCGATTACGACGATCAGCGGCGCCCTCAACGTCCATGTGTTCGACATGGCGCGGATCGAGGCGCTGGCCGGACCGCAGGGCACGCTCTACGGCGCCTCCAGTCAGGCCGGCACGATCAGGCTGATCACCAACAAGCCCGATCTTTCCGGCACCTATGGGCAGGCCAATCTCGAGGTGAACCATGTCGCGCACGGCGGCTTCGGCTATCTCGGCGAAGGCTTCATCAACACGCCGCTGACCAGCAACATGGCATTGCGCGTCGTCGGCTGGCATCGCCGTGATTCCGGCTGGATCGACAATGTGCTGGGCGAGATGGTCTTCCCGACTGCCGGCATCACGATCAACAATGCCGACCTGGCGGAGGACGATTACAACCACAGCTCTACGACCGGCGCGCGTGCAGCGCTGAAGATCGACCTTGACGATCAATGGACCGTGACCCCGTCGATCATGGGTCAGCGGCAGAAATCCAATGGCAACTTCGCCGAGGAGAATATCCAGGGCAAATATCAGACGATGCAGTTCAACCCGGAGTCCACGCGGGACAAGTGGGTTCAGGCGGCGCTGACGATTGAAGGCAAGGTCGGCATTTTCGATATGACCTATGCGGGCGCCTACATGAAGCGCCGGGTCGATATCGAGGCGGACTATAGCGATTACAGCTACTTCTACGACGCGCTCTATGGGTCCACGCTGTTCGACAACGCGGGGAACACGATTGACCCAAACCAGGCGGTCGTCTCCAACCACCGCTACAGCAAGCTGAGCCAGGAGCTGCGCTTCGTTTCCCCGGCGGACCAGCGGCTGCGGCTGGTTGCGGGCCTCTTCTACCAGCGGCAGGTCGACAAGATCGAAGAGAATTACGTCATCGACAATATCGCGGACGAGATCACCGTCCCCGGCACGGAAAGCAACATCTGGCTGACCCGCCAGAACCGTATCGACCGCGACTATGCGGCGTTCGGCGAGCTTTCTTATGACGTCATGCCGACGCTGACCGTCACCGGCGGCGCCCGCTATTACAAGTACAACAATACGCTGTTCGGCTTCTTCGGCGCCAGCGAAAATTGGCTGAGCACCGGCATTGCCACCTGCTTCGGCCCCGCCGAATTGTCCGGCACCCCATGCACGAACGTGGACAAGGGGACGAAGGACAGCGGGTTCGTGCATCGCCTGAACGTCACGTGGAAGCCGAACGACCGGCTTCTCACCTACGCGACCTGGTCGCGCGGCTTCCGGCCGGGCGGCATCAACCGGCGCGGGTCGCTACCCCCGTACAAGCCCGATTTCCTCACCAATTATGAGATCGGCGCGAAGTACAAGCTTGGTGGCGGCGCGCACTTCAATGTCGCCGGCTACCGTGAGGACTGGGACGATGTGCAGCTGTCCTTCCTCGGGCAGAACGGCCTGACCGAAGTGCGCAATGCTGGGTCAGCGCGCATCTGGGGCGTCGAAGCCGATCTTCTGCTGCGCCCTGCCCCCGGCCTCACCTGGAGCACCGGCGTTTCGTACAACGATGCGAAGATCACCCGCGACTTCTGCCTGATCGCCAATGCGGATTTCAATTGCGCCCTCGACGTTGATCTCGACGGGGATGGCGTCCCGGAAGAAAATGCCTTGCTGGCACCATCGGGAACGCGTCTGCCGCTGACCGCCAAGTTCAAGGGCAGCTCGCAATTGCGGTACGAATGGCAGGTCGCGCCCCAGATGAAGGCGAACGTGCAGGGCCTCATCACTTATGAAGGCAAGCGCACCCGTGACCTTCGCCTGTTCGAGAACAGCGTCTTCGGGAACATGCCGAGCTACACCCAAGTGGACCTGTCTGCCGGCATTGACCGCGGAGCTTGGACTGCCGACGTCTACGTCAAGAACCTGTTCGATACCCGCGGCCAGGTTTCGAAGGCGATCCAGTGCCTGGAGACGACGTGCGGCGATCCGGATAACCTGACCCCGCTCGGCGGACGCATTTACACCAGCTACACGCGCCCGCGGATGATCGGGCTCAAGGTCGGCCGCCGCTTCTAG
- a CDS encoding 50S ribosomal protein L25/general stress protein Ctc has translation MSEQLTLPAEARDRAGKGASRALRREGRVPAVVYGEKKEPLSIHVEEKLLSKMLSTGHFMNSVVMIDVGGKAHRTLPKAIDFHPVTSRPVHADFLRIGEHTKVTVAIPVRFENEEASPGLKRGGVLNVVQHEIELICDAASIPDELHVDVTGLEIGDSIHISQIKLPEGVTPAIDDRDFTVATLVAPSAMKSEEDDAEATPAGEVPTIEGGADAGETDEAAQDEAGER, from the coding sequence ATGAGCGAACAGCTGACGCTGCCCGCCGAGGCGCGCGACCGGGCTGGCAAGGGAGCCTCCCGTGCACTGCGCCGCGAAGGCCGGGTACCCGCCGTCGTCTACGGCGAGAAGAAAGAACCTCTCTCGATCCACGTCGAGGAAAAGCTGCTGTCGAAAATGCTTTCGACCGGCCACTTCATGAACTCGGTCGTGATGATTGATGTCGGCGGCAAGGCGCATCGTACGCTGCCGAAGGCGATCGACTTCCACCCGGTGACCAGCCGCCCGGTGCACGCGGATTTCCTGCGCATCGGCGAGCACACCAAGGTGACGGTGGCGATCCCGGTCCGGTTCGAAAATGAAGAAGCTTCGCCGGGCCTGAAGCGCGGTGGCGTCCTCAACGTCGTCCAGCACGAAATCGAGCTCATCTGCGATGCTGCGAGCATTCCGGACGAGCTGCACGTCGACGTCACCGGTCTGGAGATCGGCGATTCGATCCACATCAGCCAGATAAAGCTGCCGGAGGGCGTGACGCCGGCGATCGACGACCGCGACTTTACCGTCGCGACGCTGGTCGCTCCGTCGGCGATGAAGTCCGAAGAGGACGACGCGGAAGCAACGCCGGCCGGCGAGGTCCCGACGATCGAAGGCGGAGCCGACGCGGGCGAAACCGACGAAGCGGCGCAGGACGAGGCTGGCGAGCGCTAA